The proteins below come from a single Carnobacterium divergens DSM 20623 genomic window:
- a CDS encoding TetR/AcrR family transcriptional regulator C-terminal domain-containing protein: protein MTESVMTKEVLSKSLIELCHYKRFEKITISDITQRCKLNRQTFYYHFSDKFDLLGWTYQHTAIHYLKENVTLENWHDQVLKMLQEIQSNAAFYRNTVQDESALLANQFSQLTCELFLELFSRLDNEERVSKANRLFYATFFSYGCGGMLIAWIVAGFKEYAEELAASFARLAKDTEKLAYQLYCEIEN from the coding sequence ATGACGGAATCAGTTATGACAAAAGAAGTTTTATCCAAATCCTTAATAGAGTTATGTCATTATAAACGTTTTGAAAAAATTACTATTTCGGATATTACACAACGTTGTAAATTAAATCGTCAAACTTTTTATTATCATTTTTCTGATAAATTTGATTTATTAGGTTGGACGTATCAACACACTGCTATTCATTATTTAAAGGAAAATGTGACTTTAGAAAATTGGCATGATCAAGTATTGAAAATGCTGCAGGAAATCCAAAGCAATGCGGCTTTCTATCGTAATACTGTGCAAGATGAATCAGCGTTGTTAGCGAATCAATTTTCTCAACTTACCTGTGAGCTTTTTTTAGAATTATTTAGTCGTTTGGATAATGAAGAACGTGTGAGCAAAGCAAATCGACTTTTCTATGCAACATTTTTTTCATACGGATGTGGTGGGATGTTAATTGCATGGATTGTAGCAGGCTTTAAAGAATATGCAGAAGAACTTGCGGCAAGCTTTGCTCGGTTAGCAAAAGATACTGAAAAATTAGCCTATCAACTTTATTGTGAAATTGAAAATTAA
- a CDS encoding oleate hydratase — protein sequence MNKKQLGLLAAGATAIGSMYGVKKLNQLKSEKSKAIDEEIEARYYGDQQVYLIGGGIGSLASAAFLIRDANFEGKNIHIIEGMKILGGSNDGAGNNEKGFICRGGRMLNEETYENFWDLFRSIPSLEMPHMSVTEEILNFDHLHPTHAQARLIDKNAEIVNAHKMGFDNKDRAAMSKLLATPEEELDDLSIQDWFAPHFFETNFWYMWQTTFAFQKWSSLFELRRYMNRMMLEFSRIDTLEGVTRTAYNQYESLILPLKSFLEKHKVDFILDKTVTDIDFVEGSDITATAIHLTDGEVIELKSEDKVMMTNACMTDSTTEGDYHTPAPKAEKRPISGELWYKIAQKKSNLGNPAPFFDHEEETNWESFTVTCKGNALLKRFEEFSGNIPGSGALMTFKDSNWLMSIVVAAQPHFKNQDLTTTIFWGYGLYPDRVGDYVKKTMRECTGEEILYELICQFKWQDDWEKIKEDIVNVIPCYMPYIDAQFQPRKMSDRPKVVPTGSTNFAMISQFVEIPKDMVFTEEYSVRAAKTAVYTLFDINKEICPVTPHNRDPKVVAKAAKTMFR from the coding sequence ATGAATAAGAAACAACTGGGATTGTTAGCAGCAGGAGCAACCGCTATTGGAAGTATGTACGGAGTTAAAAAGTTAAATCAGTTAAAATCAGAAAAAAGTAAAGCGATTGATGAAGAAATTGAAGCACGTTATTATGGCGATCAACAAGTCTATTTGATAGGTGGAGGAATTGGAAGTTTAGCAAGTGCGGCTTTTCTGATTCGAGATGCGAACTTCGAAGGAAAAAACATCCATATTATTGAAGGAATGAAGATTTTAGGTGGAAGCAACGATGGTGCAGGAAATAATGAAAAAGGCTTTATCTGTCGTGGTGGGCGAATGTTAAATGAAGAAACCTATGAAAATTTTTGGGACTTATTTAGAAGTATTCCATCCCTTGAAATGCCACATATGAGTGTGACAGAAGAAATATTAAATTTTGACCATTTACATCCAACCCATGCACAAGCAAGACTCATTGATAAAAATGCTGAAATTGTAAATGCACATAAAATGGGATTTGATAACAAGGATCGAGCAGCAATGTCTAAACTATTAGCAACACCTGAAGAAGAATTAGATGATTTATCCATTCAAGATTGGTTTGCACCTCATTTCTTTGAAACCAATTTCTGGTATATGTGGCAAACAACCTTCGCATTTCAAAAATGGAGCAGCTTATTTGAATTGCGTCGTTATATGAATCGTATGATGCTAGAATTTAGTCGCATCGACACATTAGAAGGTGTTACTAGAACGGCATATAATCAATATGAAAGTCTAATTTTACCGTTAAAAAGTTTCTTAGAAAAGCATAAAGTAGATTTTATTCTTGATAAAACGGTAACGGATATCGATTTTGTAGAAGGCAGTGACATCACAGCAACTGCTATTCACTTGACAGATGGAGAAGTGATTGAGTTAAAATCAGAAGATAAGGTGATGATGACAAATGCATGCATGACGGATAGCACGACAGAAGGAGACTATCACACCCCAGCTCCAAAAGCTGAAAAACGCCCGATATCTGGTGAGCTTTGGTATAAAATTGCTCAAAAAAAATCAAATTTAGGCAACCCAGCTCCCTTTTTCGATCATGAAGAAGAAACCAATTGGGAAAGTTTTACAGTGACTTGTAAAGGAAATGCGTTACTGAAACGCTTTGAGGAATTTTCAGGAAATATTCCAGGAAGCGGAGCGTTAATGACGTTTAAAGATTCAAACTGGCTAATGAGCATTGTGGTTGCAGCACAACCGCACTTTAAGAATCAAGATTTAACCACAACGATTTTCTGGGGATACGGTTTGTACCCAGATCGAGTGGGGGATTATGTAAAAAAAACAATGCGTGAATGTACTGGAGAAGAGATTCTTTATGAATTAATTTGCCAGTTCAAATGGCAAGATGATTGGGAAAAAATCAAAGAGGATATTGTAAACGTCATTCCATGTTACATGCCATATATTGATGCTCAATTTCAACCAAGAAAAATGAGTGACCGTCCAAAAGTAGTTCCAACAGGAAGCACCAATTTCGCAATGATCAGTCAATTCGTAGAAATACCAAAAGATATGGTCTTTACAGAAGAATATTCTGTTCGAGCGGCTAAAACAGCTGTGTATACATTGTTTGATATCAATAAAGAAATTTGTCCAGTTACACCTCATAACCGTGATCCAAAAGTAGTGGCAAAAGCGGCTAAAACGATGTTTAGATAA
- a CDS encoding DUF1189 domain-containing protein, producing MIPIQVVKLFIASLTKPEKLSEAVSLKKSKVFLYLLFLALITAIPSITQGVNVLNDFQKVSTKIPEFKIEEGVLKTKDAEKSFIYQTNSLIFTFDPNGEQSEKDVDQHAIGSVSSLALLKDRFYFKSAVNSYNFKYSELAGLKNSDYGDLMGIFSMLHGFIIGFTIFMLLVAAIIETLINTLLYTIFANLLCLLARRTMTFAANWSIALFASTLPTLFFAFLNSFGLFPPFQTQIGLIVTLFFYYYAIKSIPKNS from the coding sequence GTGATTCCAATTCAAGTTGTAAAATTATTTATTGCTTCTTTAACCAAACCAGAGAAATTAAGTGAGGCGGTGTCATTAAAAAAAAGCAAAGTCTTTTTGTATTTACTATTCCTTGCTTTAATCACAGCTATTCCATCCATTACTCAAGGAGTTAACGTCTTGAATGATTTTCAAAAAGTCTCGACTAAAATTCCTGAGTTTAAAATTGAAGAGGGTGTTTTAAAAACAAAGGATGCTGAAAAAAGCTTTATTTATCAAACCAATTCGTTAATTTTTACTTTTGATCCAAATGGTGAACAAAGTGAAAAAGATGTGGATCAGCACGCGATTGGATCAGTTTCTAGTTTGGCTTTGTTAAAAGATCGGTTCTATTTTAAGAGTGCGGTTAATTCTTATAATTTTAAATACAGTGAATTAGCAGGCTTAAAAAACAGTGATTATGGCGATTTAATGGGTATCTTTTCAATGCTACACGGTTTTATTATTGGGTTTACAATCTTTATGCTTCTTGTAGCTGCGATTATAGAAACGTTGATTAATACTTTACTGTATACGATTTTTGCGAATCTGCTTTGTTTATTAGCTAGAAGAACGATGACTTTTGCTGCCAATTGGTCGATTGCATTGTTTGCTTCGACTCTCCCAACACTCTTTTTTGCTTTCTTAAATAGCTTTGGATTGTTTCCACCATTTCAAACGCAAATTGGATTGATTGTAACTTTATTCTTTTATTATTATGCAATTAAGTCGATTCCAAAAAACAGTTAA
- a CDS encoding superoxide dismutase translates to MTYQLPELPYAYDALTPYIDEETMHLHHDKHHNTYVTNLNAAIEKHPELGSKTIEELMSNLDAIPEDIRTAVRNNGGGHVNHTFFWEILAPNAGGVPTGEVKEAIDATFGSFDKFKEEFAAAATTRFGSGWAWLVLDGGKLSIISTPNQDSPLSEGKTPILGLDVWEHAYYLNYKNVRPEYIKAFWNIVNWDEVAKRYAAAK, encoded by the coding sequence ATGACTTATCAATTACCAGAATTACCATATGCATATGATGCATTAACGCCTTATATCGATGAAGAAACAATGCACTTACATCACGACAAACACCACAATACCTACGTAACCAACCTAAATGCAGCGATTGAAAAACATCCTGAATTAGGTAGCAAAACAATAGAAGAACTAATGAGCAATTTAGATGCAATTCCTGAAGATATCCGTACGGCTGTAAGAAACAATGGTGGTGGACATGTAAACCATACTTTCTTCTGGGAAATTTTAGCTCCAAACGCTGGTGGTGTTCCAACTGGCGAAGTTAAAGAAGCAATTGATGCTACTTTTGGTAGCTTTGATAAATTCAAAGAAGAATTCGCAGCAGCAGCAACAACTCGTTTTGGTTCTGGCTGGGCTTGGTTAGTATTAGATGGCGGAAAATTATCAATCATCTCAACTCCAAATCAAGACTCACCATTATCAGAAGGCAAAACACCAATTTTAGGATTAGATGTATGGGAGCATGCTTACTACCTAAACTACAAAAATGTTCGTCCTGAATATATTAAAGCATTCTGGAACATTGTAAATTGGGATGAAGTTGCAAAACGTTACGCAGCAGCTAAATAA
- a CDS encoding YfhO family protein, with protein MTVFFKKILHNNWPLILAGGVPCFILFLIYLAQGVFPFGDSSLLTVDLGQQYVDFYTYYRNTLLGDPTSFFYSFSKAIGGDMIGLWAYYLTSPFNLILLLFPARLITLGITVLTLTKISLAGLSFGILLKKAFNGKGLYLATFSTSYALMGYTIVNQLNIMWLDGLIFLPLVILGIEKLVFEKRGLFYTVFLALMLIANYYIAYMICLFSILYFIFRLTAFQFPSKTTVKEKVIFLSKQLARFSWHSLLGGGLASILLVPTFHALLDSKASYSDFSFEWKFAFPIQEMISKLYIGAFNFDQMPDGYPNLFIGSLALICFVSFLFSRAFPIRERLMAFLIVLFLVVSMDLKAFNIVWHGFQYPIWYPYRFSFVLCFFMILNGYRAFIKLERLSIPGMLLVVVSTTVAAFYMLKHPFDFVYHEQIILTSLFIAIVTFLLIVKPKYTLWLPFLLFLVSAVEMGINAQLDLSRLSYVSNSEFLEYRREFAPVIDHIKEKDNGFYRVEKTFLRSKNDSFQFDYPSVTHFSSTFEKEVPTLFGNLGFPVGNGFIAYSNATLATDALFGIKYYVAENNALYEKSQDDLVDPATGQTPLAKNKVTELTQKNNPTNLTQLQLTIMATKPDLRSYSKLTNTDRMTTFKNQNALSIAYGVDKDILKVKELTNQPVQLQENILRALSPNEKKRYFTPIAFNSTVYQNITPNNQYPNPTFFKQIANNKATIDFQFTPQTNDAYYLTLGPSVKEEDATFYLNGKKLSQYKTYRDTLILNVANQQKDQTVTITVELKKESLWLEQFQLYHFDTTAFEKIVTNLKENELNIEKFGNTYFKGTATITDENKILMTTIPYSKGWRVSIDGKTVSTTKVLNSLLAVPITKGTHKIDISYQTPYFKIGLLISFISLILLVLTNWLFHRGKRHKHF; from the coding sequence ATGACTGTCTTTTTCAAAAAAATTTTACACAATAACTGGCCCCTTATTTTAGCAGGCGGCGTTCCGTGCTTTATTTTATTTTTAATTTATTTAGCTCAAGGTGTGTTTCCATTTGGGGACAGTTCTTTATTAACAGTCGATTTAGGTCAACAATATGTTGATTTTTATACCTATTATCGCAATACATTGTTAGGAGATCCAACAAGTTTCTTTTATTCTTTTTCAAAAGCGATTGGAGGCGATATGATTGGTCTCTGGGCTTATTACTTAACAAGTCCTTTTAATTTAATCTTGTTGCTGTTTCCAGCTCGCTTGATTACACTAGGAATCACCGTTCTCACATTAACTAAAATCAGTTTAGCTGGACTTAGTTTTGGGATTTTGTTAAAGAAAGCTTTTAATGGAAAGGGACTTTATCTTGCAACTTTTTCAACTTCTTATGCCTTGATGGGCTATACGATTGTCAACCAATTAAACATTATGTGGTTAGATGGATTAATTTTCTTGCCGCTGGTTATTTTAGGAATTGAAAAATTGGTTTTTGAAAAGCGTGGACTTTTTTATACGGTATTTTTAGCTCTCATGTTAATTGCTAATTATTATATTGCTTATATGATTTGCTTGTTCAGTATTTTGTATTTTATCTTCCGTTTAACGGCTTTCCAATTTCCATCAAAAACGACGGTGAAAGAGAAAGTGATTTTTTTAAGTAAACAATTGGCTCGATTTAGTTGGCATTCTTTATTAGGAGGCGGATTAGCTAGTATCCTACTTGTACCGACATTTCATGCTTTGTTAGATAGCAAGGCCAGTTATAGTGACTTTTCTTTTGAATGGAAATTTGCTTTTCCAATTCAAGAAATGATTTCAAAATTATACATTGGTGCCTTTAATTTTGACCAAATGCCTGATGGGTATCCCAATTTATTTATTGGCAGTTTAGCATTAATTTGTTTTGTTTCCTTTCTGTTTAGTCGTGCCTTTCCGATTCGAGAGCGTTTGATGGCTTTCTTAATTGTTCTCTTTTTAGTCGTTTCAATGGACTTAAAAGCTTTTAATATTGTTTGGCATGGTTTTCAATATCCAATTTGGTATCCGTATCGTTTTTCTTTTGTATTATGTTTTTTTATGATTTTAAATGGTTATCGCGCCTTTATCAAATTAGAACGTCTTTCAATTCCCGGTATGTTACTAGTTGTAGTTAGCACAACCGTTGCTGCTTTTTATATGCTTAAGCATCCTTTTGATTTTGTTTATCATGAGCAGATTATTTTAACGTCTTTATTTATTGCCATCGTGACGTTCTTATTGATTGTAAAACCTAAGTATACTCTTTGGCTACCGTTTCTTTTATTTTTAGTAAGTGCCGTCGAAATGGGCATCAATGCGCAATTAGATTTATCTAGATTGAGTTATGTTTCCAATAGTGAATTTTTAGAGTATCGAAGGGAGTTTGCTCCTGTTATCGATCATATCAAAGAAAAAGATAACGGATTCTACCGAGTTGAAAAAACGTTTTTACGTTCTAAAAATGATAGCTTTCAATTTGATTATCCAAGTGTCACTCACTTTAGTTCAACTTTCGAAAAGGAAGTGCCAACGTTATTTGGTAATTTAGGATTTCCAGTTGGAAATGGTTTTATTGCCTATTCTAATGCTACCTTAGCAACAGATGCTCTATTTGGAATCAAATACTATGTAGCGGAAAATAATGCGTTATATGAAAAAAGTCAGGATGATTTAGTTGATCCAGCCACAGGCCAAACCCCACTTGCTAAAAATAAAGTAACTGAGTTAACACAAAAAAATAATCCGACAAACTTAACACAATTGCAATTGACTATCATGGCCACGAAACCCGATTTAAGAAGCTACAGCAAATTAACGAATACAGACAGAATGACCACCTTTAAAAATCAAAATGCCTTATCAATCGCCTATGGTGTCGATAAAGATATTTTAAAAGTGAAAGAATTGACCAATCAGCCGGTTCAGTTACAAGAAAATATTTTAAGGGCTCTCAGTCCAAATGAAAAAAAACGTTATTTCACACCCATTGCGTTTAATAGTACTGTTTATCAAAATATTACGCCTAACAATCAGTATCCAAATCCTACTTTTTTCAAACAAATTGCCAATAATAAAGCAACGATTGATTTCCAGTTCACCCCTCAAACCAATGATGCTTATTATCTAACTTTAGGACCCAGCGTTAAAGAAGAAGATGCTACTTTTTATCTAAACGGGAAGAAATTATCACAATATAAAACCTATCGCGATACATTAATTTTAAATGTTGCCAATCAACAAAAAGATCAAACCGTCACGATTACAGTTGAGCTGAAAAAAGAAAGTCTCTGGTTGGAACAATTTCAGTTGTATCATTTTGACACAACAGCCTTCGAAAAGATTGTAACGAATTTAAAAGAAAATGAATTAAACATTGAAAAGTTCGGCAATACTTATTTTAAAGGGACAGCCACCATTACGGATGAAAATAAGATTTTAATGACGACTATCCCTTACAGCAAAGGTTGGCGTGTTTCAATTGATGGAAAAACTGTTTCGACCACTAAAGTTCTAAACAGTTTGCTTGCGGTTCCTATCACAAAAGGAACTCACAAAATAGACATTTCTTATCAAACACCTTATTTTAAAATAGGTTTGCTTATTTCCTTCATCTCACTTATTCTACTTGTGTTAACAAATTGGCTCTTTCACAGAGGGAAGCGCCATAAACATTTTTGA
- a CDS encoding penicillin-binding transpeptidase domain-containing protein, with protein sequence MIINQKKKIDKKKKNKSHIPFRLNLLFFVVFLLFASLILRLGYLQIVRGEEFETQVKRTETTTATGTVPRGMIYDSQNRQLVGNKPLQAITYTRGAQVSGADMAKIAKNLAKYITMDTSDLKERDLKDYFAATNEKKLNDRLSKKETQLKGGELYDVQLSKITPEEIQFDEAERQVAAIFKKMNGAYALTTTYIKSKDVTDQEIAEISENLMSLPGVDTSTDWDRIYPQGDMLRSVLGSVTTEKTGLPSDQASAMLAKGYARNDRVGNSYLEKQYEEVLSGSKSKSETKTNNSGDIIDTASKYEGAKGDNLVLTIDIDFQKKLEDITKKQLASIRSGLVDRMYVVATNPKTGELLGMTGQKYNYETKEIEDDALGAMNTQYTMGSSVKGATVLAGYMDKVISLDNNVMVDRPLKFKNTPAKSSWFNRGGAISMNDETALEVSSNSYMMQLAMRMGGQNSYTPEGTLDIDKDKVFTKLRGYYAQFGLGVPTGIDLPGEALGYPGPTSNPGLALDFAFGQFDTYTPLQLNQYISTIANGGSRIAPHVVKEIRGTDENGNIGAIQTEIQPRVLNTVNVGTEEMKRVQTGMYNVVHGGNSNGTGKLLASAPYSISAKTGTAEAFYDGPLEASKGESVFNLTLVGYAPSNDPEIAIAVVVPYLPYNTTSKVNINTAREVFDAYFEGKDK encoded by the coding sequence GTGATTATTAATCAAAAGAAAAAGATCGATAAAAAGAAAAAAAATAAATCTCATATTCCTTTCCGACTAAATTTGTTGTTTTTTGTCGTGTTTTTATTATTTGCTTCATTAATATTAAGACTAGGCTATTTACAAATAGTACGTGGAGAAGAGTTTGAAACGCAAGTAAAACGAACTGAGACAACAACAGCCACTGGAACAGTACCTCGAGGAATGATTTATGACAGTCAAAATCGTCAGCTTGTAGGCAACAAACCGTTACAGGCAATTACCTATACAAGAGGGGCCCAAGTAAGCGGAGCAGATATGGCTAAAATTGCTAAAAATTTAGCGAAGTATATTACGATGGATACCTCTGATTTAAAAGAACGCGATTTAAAAGATTATTTTGCGGCAACAAATGAGAAAAAATTAAATGATCGTTTATCCAAAAAAGAAACCCAATTAAAAGGTGGGGAGTTGTATGATGTTCAACTATCTAAAATCACACCTGAAGAAATTCAATTTGATGAAGCTGAACGTCAAGTAGCTGCTATTTTTAAAAAGATGAATGGAGCCTATGCTCTAACAACAACCTACATCAAAAGTAAAGACGTGACTGATCAAGAAATTGCTGAAATCAGTGAAAACTTAATGAGTCTACCAGGTGTTGATACTTCAACTGACTGGGATCGTATCTATCCTCAAGGAGACATGTTACGCAGTGTCCTTGGAAGTGTTACAACTGAAAAAACTGGACTGCCAAGCGATCAAGCAAGTGCAATGCTAGCAAAAGGTTACGCGCGAAATGATCGTGTTGGAAACAGTTATTTAGAAAAACAATACGAAGAAGTATTAAGTGGTTCCAAATCAAAATCTGAAACCAAAACTAATAATAGTGGCGATATTATTGATACGGCATCTAAATATGAAGGAGCCAAAGGCGACAATTTAGTGTTAACGATCGATATTGATTTTCAAAAGAAATTAGAAGATATTACGAAAAAACAATTAGCTTCAATTCGAAGTGGCCTTGTTGATCGAATGTATGTTGTTGCAACCAATCCTAAAACAGGTGAACTATTAGGAATGACGGGTCAAAAATACAACTACGAAACAAAAGAGATTGAGGATGACGCTTTAGGTGCAATGAATACTCAGTATACAATGGGTTCATCTGTTAAAGGTGCAACTGTATTGGCTGGATACATGGATAAGGTGATTTCTTTAGACAATAATGTAATGGTCGATCGTCCTTTAAAATTTAAAAACACACCAGCTAAAAGTTCTTGGTTCAACCGAGGTGGAGCGATTTCAATGAACGATGAAACAGCCCTAGAAGTGTCTTCAAACTCCTACATGATGCAATTAGCAATGCGAATGGGTGGTCAAAACAGCTATACTCCTGAAGGCACGTTAGATATCGATAAAGATAAAGTATTTACTAAACTAAGAGGGTATTATGCACAATTTGGTTTAGGTGTTCCAACAGGAATTGATTTACCAGGTGAAGCATTGGGTTACCCAGGTCCAACGAGCAATCCAGGATTAGCGCTCGATTTTGCTTTTGGTCAATTTGATACCTATACACCACTTCAATTAAATCAATACATTTCCACTATTGCTAACGGCGGAAGCCGAATTGCACCACATGTTGTAAAAGAAATTCGAGGAACAGATGAGAATGGGAATATTGGTGCTATTCAAACAGAGATTCAACCTCGAGTATTAAATACGGTGAACGTGGGTACAGAAGAAATGAAACGCGTGCAAACCGGAATGTATAACGTAGTACATGGTGGGAATTCAAACGGAACAGGGAAACTTTTAGCCAGTGCACCTTACAGCATATCTGCAAAAACAGGGACAGCAGAAGCATTCTACGATGGGCCACTTGAGGCTTCAAAAGGCGAATCAGTTTTCAACTTAACCTTAGTTGGCTACGCTCCTTCGAATGACCCAGAAATTGCGATTGCTGTTGTTGTACCCTATCTACCTTACAATACAACTTCAAAAGTGAATATAAATACCGCTAGAGAAGTATTTGATGCCTATTTTGAAGGGAAAGATAAGTAG
- a CDS encoding 5-formyltetrahydrofolate cyclo-ligase, translating into MDKKKLRKIILAELNELNSEVKKQNEEHLLSQLFQSDYFLKAKTIGLTLSQKIEIDTQPIIEKCHALGKKMVIPRTGPQGKMDFCLYDAATSLETTPFGILEPMSTSPSVDKRQIDLLIVPGVAFSMEGYRIGFGAGFYDRYLADYQGDTVSLALKLQIRNDWTPDSYDIPVKKVFTE; encoded by the coding sequence ATGGATAAAAAAAAATTGCGAAAAATAATTTTAGCTGAACTAAACGAATTAAACTCAGAGGTAAAAAAACAAAATGAAGAACATTTACTAAGCCAATTATTTCAATCGGATTACTTTTTAAAAGCAAAAACGATTGGATTAACATTATCGCAGAAAATTGAAATAGACACGCAACCGATTATTGAGAAATGTCACGCACTTGGGAAAAAAATGGTTATTCCACGAACGGGACCGCAAGGCAAAATGGATTTTTGTTTATATGACGCAGCTACTAGTTTAGAAACTACCCCTTTTGGAATTCTTGAACCAATGTCAACTTCACCTAGTGTGGACAAAAGGCAGATTGATTTATTGATTGTTCCTGGTGTGGCTTTTTCAATGGAGGGTTATCGTATTGGTTTTGGAGCTGGTTTTTATGATCGCTATCTAGCAGATTACCAGGGTGACACCGTTTCACTTGCACTAAAACTTCAAATAAGAAATGATTGGACTCCAGATAGTTACGATATTCCAGTCAAAAAAGTGTTCACTGAATAA
- a CDS encoding pentapeptide repeat-containing protein, whose translation MKIQKIEPPRFPVDLREETFELIEDEAFYENCLFKNCTLTGRDLEKVCFQSVQFVNVTFSDCHFHQLELLDVEFIKCNLSNTEMIGGILHRCAFLDSKIVGVNFAESSILDTTFKDCQANYSSFSYASLKRVSFTEMPLIESDFFNIKWLHLTFNACDLTGVNLMQTNLKGLNLSTSSFEKINLSIELLRGCKINTEQSIVIAGALGCIVE comes from the coding sequence ATGAAAATACAAAAAATAGAACCACCCCGCTTTCCAGTTGATCTTAGAGAAGAAACTTTTGAGTTGATTGAAGATGAGGCTTTTTATGAAAATTGCCTCTTTAAAAATTGTACTTTGACAGGCAGGGATCTTGAGAAAGTCTGTTTTCAATCTGTTCAGTTTGTGAATGTGACCTTTAGTGACTGCCATTTTCATCAACTTGAATTGCTGGATGTGGAATTTATCAAGTGCAATTTAAGCAATACTGAAATGATTGGGGGTATTTTACATCGGTGTGCTTTTCTTGATTCTAAAATTGTCGGCGTTAATTTTGCTGAGTCTTCTATTTTAGATACCACTTTTAAAGACTGTCAGGCAAATTACAGTTCTTTTAGTTATGCCTCTTTAAAACGGGTCTCGTTTACTGAGATGCCTTTGATTGAAAGTGATTTTTTCAATATTAAATGGTTGCACTTAACGTTTAATGCTTGTGATTTAACAGGCGTTAATTTGATGCAGACGAATTTAAAAGGATTAAACTTAAGCACCTCTTCCTTTGAAAAAATCAACCTTTCTATTGAGTTGCTTCGTGGCTGTAAAATCAATACTGAGCAATCGATTGTTATTGCAGGAGCTTTAGGTTGTATTGTAGAATAA
- a CDS encoding rhomboid family intramembrane serine protease: MTNQKKRTLNELLKKPIVTYSFLAIQLVVFLLMTIDGGSESIATLIKYGAKENMSIAMGQWWRLVTPMFVHIGALHIIVNSVTLYYLGIQLEGVFGHFRFALIYLLSGIAGNVASFAFNDAVSAGASTALFGLFGTALMLAETFRHNSQMQEMAKTFAIFIGLNLVTGFMSTSVDNSGHIGGLIGGFLIATAISVPKASSDLTVKRILSGITYLIAIAFFIAIGFKKTQIGL; this comes from the coding sequence TTGACGAATCAAAAAAAGAGAACATTAAATGAACTATTAAAAAAACCGATTGTAACGTATAGTTTTTTAGCCATTCAACTTGTTGTTTTTCTATTAATGACAATTGATGGAGGCAGTGAAAGTATTGCTACTCTTATTAAATATGGAGCAAAAGAAAATATGTCTATTGCGATGGGACAATGGTGGCGCTTAGTTACACCGATGTTTGTTCATATTGGAGCACTGCATATTATCGTAAACTCTGTAACGCTGTATTACTTAGGGATACAACTGGAAGGCGTTTTTGGCCATTTTCGATTTGCTTTGATTTACCTATTAAGCGGAATTGCGGGAAATGTAGCAAGTTTTGCTTTTAACGATGCGGTTTCTGCAGGTGCAAGTACGGCTTTATTCGGTTTATTTGGGACAGCTTTGATGTTAGCTGAAACTTTTAGACACAATAGTCAAATGCAAGAAATGGCAAAAACTTTTGCTATTTTTATCGGTTTAAACTTAGTAACGGGTTTTATGTCTACCTCAGTGGATAATTCTGGTCATATTGGTGGCTTGATTGGTGGCTTTTTAATTGCTACAGCGATTTCTGTACCAAAAGCGTCAAGCGACTTGACTGTTAAACGAATTTTATCAGGAATAACCTATCTGATTGCCATCGCTTTCTTTATCGCAATCGGTTTCAAAAAAACACAAATCGGGTTATAA
- the rpmG gene encoding 50S ribosomal protein L33 codes for MRVNITLECTECKERNYHTKKNKRNNPDRVEFKKYCPRERRATLHRETK; via the coding sequence ATGCGTGTAAACATCACATTGGAATGTACAGAGTGTAAAGAACGTAACTACCACACTAAGAAAAACAAACGTAACAATCCAGACCGTGTTGAATTCAAAAAATATTGTCCGCGCGAACGTCGTGCGACATTACATCGTGAAACAAAATAA